gacaatcggtagtactcgACTGATGTACAACTCGTTCCGGCTTCGCACTATTGGCTAGTAGCTCGTAGCACTTCTGGGCGACGAgtgacgaattctagatttccagaaccgaacgatctgttcgcgcgacggggcccgtttcgtcgctcgtcaccatcacgcacaaaatcgctctcatgcggtttgggcttaactgaaggtatagtgggTAACGTCTGCCGGTTCTCCTTGTCAACATGAGTTTGCAAATGGTTTTCATGCAGAGTGTGGGTTTGCTTGTCAACTGTAATAAATGTAAGCTATGTTATATTGTTTGCTGCTTGTTTCCTCATCCAACCCACTGCAGTGCCATTGCCACCTTGTCAGTACCGTTATGGTGGCTTGCACTGCTGTTGCTCGTACAGCATGATATTGGTGACACGTTCTCGGTTTCCTGACCTGCATTGCTTTACTCCCACTGTCAAAGAGCTTCCAGAGTGTAATCATTGTATCAATAAGGCCAGGAATATATCGCACTGCACGAGCAACACCAGTGCTAGCCACCATAATCATACTGCAAGGTGAGAATGGCACTGCAGTGGGTTATAGTACAGGCAACATTATCGCAGTAGGGTAAACAGCTCCGCAGTCAGTGCAAAAGCCCTATGCGCGTGCATGTGGGCAAAGATGACTGGCTGACGACATGCACTGTACCGTCAGTTATGCTTTGAGcatgctgttcgcatttcatttgccATCGATAATACATCTGGCCCTTGTATATCTATAAATAATAAgctgactccaaccaaataagggaatttagTTGCCCGACATTTCGGAGCCAATTTGGctccttcagggggtattcttcggaggtggcggtgggCAGCCTTTAAAAGGTCCATCCTAGGAAAGGAGGAGGGGGAGAGAgcggaaggtggggagacacttgacagggcacctgttcttgacagacggaaAAGGCAAAAGGGTGGGGTGGCATTCTGTTGAAGAGGGGGCGGGCAACGGCATTCCGTTCCAGGGGGTAAAGCACCCGCAGCATCGGTCAtcccagccgaccagcaacgcTGCAGCCACCCCACCCTTTCGCCTTttccgtctgtcaagaacaggtgccctgtaaagtgtctccccaccttccgctctctcctcctttcttacgatggactttttaaaagctgcacaccgccacctccgaagagtaccccctgaagaaggagccgaattagCTCTGAAatgtcgggctaataaattcccttatttggttggagtcactctctaagtcttaatcaattttcccaaccagacaggtaattctgtcgaaatgtttagcttcaagtcgATACAAATGTTGCAGCATGCGCTCAAATCTTTGAAGTAATCGGGTGTTTCATTTGTTGGCTGCAGAAAGGGCATACTTGTGTTTAATTCTATTGTCTGATTTTATTTTAGGGCATCATTTATGATGAAAAACCTGGTGTTGCATGACCGTACATTCAAATTTAATATTTGGGACACCGCTGGCCAAGAAAGGGTATGCAATGTGTTTTCTATATTTGTGCCATCATTCTGTGAATCTGCAGAGTTGGTTCTCGTTTCCTTAATTTGGGTTTCTGGCATGTTGGGTATTATGACCAAATTCTTGTTTTACTGGGAGTATCGGGGCGAGTAGCAGAGGGGGGGTGTCAGGGTTTTTCTATTAGGGGTGCAGAGCATGATTCTCCATTTTCGCTTAAGGTGCGGGGGGGGTCTCTCCTTGCCCCCTCTCCTTGCCCCCTTTAGAGCTGCCCCTGGCTAGTAGACATGAAATTTTGCTTCAAATAAGGGACACAAAAGGTTAGGAATACAATATCAAAATGTGTGTACAGCATTGTGTGCAGAATAATTTGCTTGTAAATTAATGTGTGGTATAACAGATGCCACTCTACTGTGTGGAAATGTTATTTATGTGTCCCATAATGGCGCATTACAAGTTCATGCTCTGCTCATGCACCAGCTTCAATAATGACATATTTGGCAGCATCAGTTGTTCACATTTTGTGTGAAACACCTTGTGTTTTTTTCTGTGCACCTAAAACAAAACTTATCAGGTGTCAATATTTATTTAAAGCAGGGCTAGGAACATGGGGTGCTTGCTGGAAACTGCCATCTGACATTTCATAAAATGAAAGACACGGATGGTAGAACTATTATGTGTTATCATGTACTCGAAGGGTTGCACGGAGTACAGTTTCTGTCATAGCAGCACACGGAACATAGCGTTTATGATGGTGTTTGTGTAGCATATTTGACACTGGCTGTTACTCGATTTACATGTTGAATGTTTGCTTGGCAAGCTTTAAATGAAAACTTTTGAGAGTAAATCTTTTTTTGTAGAGAGATTGTGTGCAAAAAGCCGGggatctaatttttttttttttttttcatataacaTGCCTTGTATGGATACTAACAGCATTTCTTATCAATGAATTCCTCTTAGCCCTCAACCATGGGattttgggtttttttttttatgctataGTTGAGGAATGGTTTTCCCGACACTTCGGTCTTTAAAGAACTGTGATGTGAATAATAATTGACGTTTTTATGAAAAACTTTCGAGCTATTTTTATTTTGCTTATTCTGCTAACAAAACATTCGAAGATGACATAGAAGTATTGTTTGTCCATAAAATATTCACATTGGTTTGCAGTATCGAGCTTTGGCTCCAATGTACTACCGAGGTGCTGGGGCTGCTGTCATTGTTTATGATATCACGTCCATGGTAACTATCTCATGCTGTCTCAGATATATTGTCTTGCTGTCTTATTGTTGTACAGATTTCGTTATACAGATTTTGTTATGCACCTGCTTGTGCAGAACCCATTAATCTTGTGTAGAGCACTTGAGCAGTTCACTGTAGCACAAAGAAACCCCTGAATATTGCTGCTAGCTTTGAAAGATATGTTCTTGTGCCTCTGTGGAACCATACAGACACAAGCGTGCATGAAGCAGCTGCTGCCACATTTAGCTCTTTATGTTCTGCAGGGGACCATGTGAGAATTCTGGGCAGTATATTGGCACACACTGTACAGCAAGCTCTTCGTGTTGCTGACTGTTATTGAATGCCATATGTGATACTTGATTAATGAAATAAGCATGTGCTGCCATTGCAAGTCCCACCAAATGTTTCAGAAAATGCACATATGAGCTCACGCCGACTGACTCTCTCTCAATGATTGGCATATGAATGTAGTGTTGCTGATGATATTCGCACATTTCAGGAGAGTTTCAATGCAGTGCAGAGTTGGGTGCGAGAGTTACAGCTTCATGGGGATCCAAACATTGCCCTGGGTATAGCTGGCAACAAGTGTGACTTGGAAGATCATCGAGAAGTGAGTTTAGCAAGTGAGTTATTACCCCTTTATTTCATTCTTATTACTCATTTCTGGGAGTTTTCTTAGCAAATAGTTTTTGTGGAGATATAGCTGCTTTGTGTCATTCAACAATTTGGAAGGTTGAATGACTCCAGAGCACAATGTTCTAGCACAAGGTTTCCTCATCATCAGCTGTATTGTGCTATGGAAAACATAAAATGTTTCTAAAAGGAAGCATTCTGGCATTCCTCACTCCTTCTAGGAACACTGCACAGATGAAAATAACCATCCTAATGACATTTCAGATATGATCCCTGGCTGCTCCATTCTGTTGCTGCAGCCCTATGAGAAAATTGTTTTACTGTATTGTTTAATCAATTTCCCAGTTAAAAATGGCAGCACTTGGTTTCCACTGGTTTTTGCAAGTGCAAACATGGAAGGCAGTGTTACAGTAACAGTGACAATAAAAGAAATAATGTTGTACTGCTATAATTCTGTATTGCTACTGTTAGTACTTTACAACCATCACAAGTGTTGAAGAAGCATTTAGACGACCTCCAAGCTGGTACAGAGTAACTATGGGGTAGTGCAAGGTTGTTAATATTGTTGCATGGCCTATAGATGGACGTACAGATAAATTGACAGCTGGAAGAACCCATAACTACCTCTGTGAAAAAAATCTGGCTACAAAAATCTGGCCAGGATGATTTCCTCTTGATGCTGAAAGGAGTGTGAAATTGTTTTGATAATGCCAGTTATCAAATAGGGACTTTGTTAATAATTCATTTCCCTACACCTGCAATGATTTGTTGAAGGTTCCTTAAGCTTCTGAAATCATGTTAGATAAGTGTGAATATGATCTGCTTACTGTCATATAATGAATTGCTCAAGTGGAGGAAGATGTGGTTCatgtatgaggaagtgcgaaatAAACCATGTCCATTGCAGACATACCATCCTTGAGCTTAATATGCTCAATTCAAGGGATAGGGACAACGGCTGTCTGTGTGTATGTCACCACAGCATCATGACAGTCGTTTGTACATATACACGGTTTTGTAGTGCTGCAGGACAGTACACATTCACTGTATCGATTCCCATTGTTGCAGGATGGTCATTCTGTAATGTATATTATCCTACTTGAAAAGCTTTGAAATGCGACAATTTCACTGTATTAGCTATGTGAGTGGTGTTCATTGACGCAAAGTCCCAGCCTGATTCAATTGATTATGCACTGCCATATTGCATCATCCTTAATGACTGCAGTTTCAAGTTTTATGGCTCACCCCAGATTATATCCTATGTCATAGCTCTTTGATGGTCGATAGTTGGAAATAGCTGAAGAACAGCATCAATTATCATGCCGTGATAGATTTCTTGACTGAGGAC
The DNA window shown above is from Dermacentor silvarum isolate Dsil-2018 chromosome 1, BIME_Dsil_1.4, whole genome shotgun sequence and carries:
- the LOC119433218 gene encoding ras-related protein Rab-31-like isoform X2, whose product is MNTTTEVKVCLLGDSGVGKSSILQRASFMMKNLVLHDRTFKFNIWDTAGQERYRALAPMYYRGAGAAVIVYDITSMESFNAVQSWVRELQLHGDPNIALGIAGNKCDLEDHREVSLATGESYAHQHGAVFVETSALKATNIQELFMGIAMKVPVAQGVRQPELKLSLRKNASKKCC
- the LOC119433218 gene encoding ras-related protein Rab-22A-like isoform X4, whose product is MNTTTEVKVCLLGDSGVGKSSILQRFVYNTFNSSAESTIGASFMMKNLVLHDRTFKFNIWDTAGQERYRALAPMYYRGAGAAVIVYDITSMESFNAVQSWVRELQLHGDPNIALGIAGNKCDLEDHREVSLARILLFLLDMAADVIPHWSDVFYTLAEPLSPH